One genomic window of Boudabousia tangfeifanii includes the following:
- a CDS encoding inorganic diphosphatase produces the protein MEFDVTIEIPKGNRNKYEVDHETGRIRLDRMLFTSTRYPDDYGYIDGTLGEDGDPLDALVLLEEPTFPGCLIRCRALGMFRMRDEKGGDDKVLCVPSMDQRASWRTDIEDVSEFHRLEIQHFFEVYKDLEPGKSVEGAHWVGREEAEAEIKRSYERAKEAGLDH, from the coding sequence ATGGAATTCGATGTGACGATTGAGATCCCCAAGGGGAACCGCAATAAGTACGAGGTCGACCATGAGACCGGGCGGATCCGTTTGGACCGTATGTTGTTCACTTCGACCCGTTACCCGGATGATTACGGCTACATTGACGGCACCCTTGGTGAAGATGGTGACCCGTTGGACGCTTTGGTTTTGTTGGAAGAACCGACTTTCCCGGGTTGTTTGATTCGTTGCCGCGCGCTGGGCATGTTCCGTATGCGTGACGAAAAGGGTGGCGACGATAAGGTCTTGTGTGTGCCTTCGATGGATCAGCGCGCTTCTTGGCGTACTGATATTGAGGATGTTTCGGAGTTCCACCGTTTGGAAATCCAGCACTTCTTCGAGGTTTACAAGGATTTGGAACCAGGCAAGTCGGTGGAAGGCGCTCACTGGGTGGGTCGCGAAGAGGCCGAGGCCGAAATCAAGCGCTCTTATGAGCGGGCGAAGGAAGCTGGCTTGGACCACTGA
- a CDS encoding cation:proton antiporter: MDGLIVVGIVALLVIVASEHLGERTGVVAPLTLLFLGVAVGLIPQIPNVTLSPEIILELILPPLLFASAVAMPVMDFRRNLGPISTLSVVLVIATAGVLGWFFHSLVPGLSLAGGIALGAIISPTDAVATSIIKSKGVSHRLVTVLEGEGLINDASALVILRSAIAASAAGTVSFVMVGLDFLWAVLGALVIGWIVGEISIRIRSKVTVSSADTVLSLTVPFIAAIPAEYLGSSGLVSAVVAGLITGHHGARLIPPDHRLTTKQTWSVVSLVLEGSVFMIMGIQIGALLDDLRADTLTFSHALWMALLAIVITLLMRTLLVMPLLALGRHRIREKPKDTPKTRLSINDRQRRIDAKGVKLSKRQAANCQNTTGLQRRIDRAVADLRYYQEAKLTNRDGIVMIWAGMRGGVTLAAAQTLPYNTPHRAFLLVTAFLVASISLTIQGGTLGWLIKKVKPTPQTPPSRADRTRLIRVMVRAFESVPVPPKLRAALGKEENEMLADARGGALALATRLFDALSEEMVNEMRPNETFVGISLSTDLNKPKIDREIAALAVQYALDVADAQRCALIAARDSGNIDSTLLSAALANLDADQINLELHLHPDHH, encoded by the coding sequence ATGGATGGGCTAATCGTCGTCGGAATCGTCGCCCTACTGGTCATCGTCGCCAGTGAGCACCTAGGCGAAAGAACCGGCGTCGTCGCCCCCTTAACCCTCCTCTTCCTCGGGGTAGCGGTCGGGCTGATCCCACAAATCCCCAACGTCACCCTCAGCCCCGAAATCATCCTCGAGCTAATCCTGCCACCCCTGCTATTCGCCTCCGCGGTAGCCATGCCCGTCATGGATTTTCGGCGCAACCTCGGGCCAATCTCCACCCTGTCAGTAGTCCTAGTAATCGCCACCGCCGGGGTACTCGGCTGGTTCTTCCACTCACTAGTGCCCGGGCTGAGCCTAGCCGGAGGCATCGCCCTCGGTGCCATCATCAGCCCCACCGACGCGGTCGCCACCTCCATCATCAAATCCAAAGGCGTCTCACACCGTCTGGTCACCGTGCTCGAGGGCGAAGGGCTGATCAACGACGCCTCCGCCCTCGTCATCCTGCGCTCCGCCATAGCCGCCTCCGCCGCCGGCACCGTCAGCTTCGTCATGGTCGGACTCGACTTCCTCTGGGCAGTCCTCGGGGCGCTAGTCATCGGCTGGATCGTCGGAGAAATCTCCATCAGGATCCGCTCCAAAGTCACCGTCTCCAGCGCCGACACCGTCCTCTCCCTCACCGTGCCCTTCATCGCGGCCATCCCCGCCGAATACCTCGGCTCCTCCGGGCTAGTCTCCGCCGTCGTCGCCGGCCTCATCACCGGACACCACGGGGCACGGCTAATCCCCCCAGACCACCGTTTGACCACCAAACAAACCTGGTCCGTCGTCTCACTCGTCCTCGAAGGCTCCGTCTTCATGATCATGGGCATCCAAATCGGGGCACTCCTAGACGACCTGCGCGCCGACACCCTCACCTTCTCACACGCACTCTGGATGGCCCTGCTCGCCATCGTCATCACCCTGCTAATGCGCACCCTGCTGGTCATGCCCCTGCTCGCCCTCGGGCGGCACCGCATCCGCGAAAAACCCAAAGATACCCCGAAAACCCGGCTCTCCATCAACGACCGGCAACGCCGAATCGACGCCAAAGGAGTCAAACTCTCCAAACGACAAGCCGCCAACTGCCAAAACACCACCGGACTACAACGACGCATCGACCGGGCCGTAGCCGACCTGCGCTACTACCAAGAAGCCAAACTAACCAACCGGGACGGCATCGTCATGATCTGGGCTGGGATGCGCGGTGGCGTCACCCTTGCCGCCGCCCAAACCCTGCCCTACAACACCCCACACCGCGCCTTCCTGCTAGTCACCGCCTTCCTCGTAGCCTCCATCAGCCTAACCATCCAAGGCGGCACCCTCGGCTGGCTCATCAAAAAAGTTAAACCCACCCCACAAACCCCACCATCACGCGCCGACCGCACCCGCCTCATCCGCGTCATGGTTCGCGCCTTCGAAAGTGTGCCCGTCCCACCCAAGCTGCGTGCCGCCCTCGGCAAGGAAGAAAACGAAATGCTGGCAGACGCCCGCGGGGGAGCGCTCGCCCTAGCCACCAGATTATTCGACGCCCTCAGCGAAGAAATGGTCAACGAAATGCGGCCCAACGAAACCTTCGTCGGGATCAGCCTGTCCACAGACCTGAACAAGCCCAAAATCGATCGCGAAATCGCCGCCCTTGCCGTGCAATACGCCCTCGACGTGGCAGACGCCCAACGCTGCGCCCTCATTGCCGCGCGTGACAGCGGCAACATTGACTCCACCCTGCTCAGCGCCGCCCTAGCCAACCTCGACGCCGACCAAATCAACCTCGAACTGCACCTACACCCCGACCACCACTAA
- a CDS encoding NlpC/P60 family protein gives MSIAKRPLLTVLALSVALTVLPFVPTQNDPSAKADTPETPSLGQLKEEVSNDPRVAELESQLASLRAEKEEATMKLLVAAEDYQRAQDELENTKKNLATTQKAVDDAVKAREAARADLASVVLAVYQDSSVSLAALAPYTESDGLNNVAVRAQAVELFGKEAHDKLQRFEAASNVANVLEKQAKKDLAAQEAAIKTVEQKREEAQRVANESNARVQALETKREALITELARKKQRSIEEERRHQEQIEAEAAARQEAAARARFERETQQAQTKAENETKRDQAVEAAQNRDAQRNAEAQEKAAKQAEENAKKAADEAARKEREAKAADEAAKKAADEQAKAQADKQKAEEARRQAEEARKAKEKRDREAAAARAEAARKAEEARKAQEKREREERERREREEKARQEREAKERREREEREAQERREREEREAQERRDREAQKERDRREAEKREKERKENEDSGPASGAAGAIAWAKKRIGVPYVWGGASDSGYDCSGLMQGAWRSQGVYLPHSSRSQYFSGKKIPLNSAKPGDLLFWSWNGSSGGIFHVAMFLGEGRMIEAPVPGQTVTITSVRYRRIMPYAVRVN, from the coding sequence TTGTCAATCGCTAAACGCCCACTACTTACCGTCCTAGCACTGTCTGTAGCACTAACCGTGCTGCCCTTCGTTCCCACCCAAAACGATCCCAGCGCAAAAGCGGACACCCCAGAAACGCCCAGCCTCGGCCAACTCAAAGAAGAAGTCAGCAACGACCCGCGCGTGGCCGAACTCGAATCGCAACTAGCCTCCTTGCGAGCCGAAAAAGAAGAAGCCACCATGAAACTGCTGGTCGCCGCCGAAGACTACCAGCGAGCCCAAGACGAACTCGAAAACACCAAAAAGAACCTAGCCACCACCCAAAAAGCCGTCGACGACGCAGTCAAAGCGCGTGAAGCTGCCCGCGCCGACCTGGCCTCCGTGGTGCTAGCCGTCTACCAAGACTCCTCCGTGTCCCTTGCGGCACTCGCCCCCTACACTGAATCCGACGGGCTCAACAATGTGGCCGTGCGTGCCCAAGCCGTCGAACTCTTCGGTAAAGAAGCACACGACAAGCTCCAGCGATTCGAAGCCGCCTCCAACGTCGCCAACGTCCTCGAAAAGCAAGCCAAAAAAGACCTCGCCGCGCAAGAAGCCGCCATCAAAACCGTGGAACAAAAGCGCGAAGAAGCCCAACGAGTCGCCAACGAATCCAACGCCCGCGTCCAGGCGCTAGAAACCAAACGCGAAGCCCTGATCACCGAACTGGCCCGCAAAAAGCAGCGCTCCATCGAAGAAGAACGCCGCCACCAAGAACAAATCGAGGCCGAGGCCGCCGCCCGCCAAGAAGCCGCCGCGCGCGCCCGCTTTGAACGCGAAACCCAGCAAGCTCAAACCAAAGCCGAAAACGAAACCAAACGTGACCAGGCAGTAGAAGCCGCCCAAAACCGCGACGCCCAGCGCAACGCCGAAGCCCAAGAAAAGGCTGCCAAGCAGGCTGAAGAAAACGCCAAGAAGGCCGCCGACGAAGCCGCCCGCAAGGAACGCGAAGCCAAAGCTGCAGACGAAGCCGCCAAGAAGGCCGCCGACGAACAGGCCAAGGCGCAAGCCGACAAGCAGAAGGCAGAAGAAGCTCGCCGTCAGGCGGAAGAAGCCCGCAAAGCCAAAGAAAAGCGAGACCGGGAAGCGGCCGCTGCCCGCGCCGAAGCTGCCCGAAAAGCCGAAGAAGCTCGCAAGGCCCAAGAAAAGCGCGAACGCGAAGAACGAGAACGCCGCGAACGGGAAGAAAAAGCCCGACAAGAACGCGAAGCCAAGGAACGTCGCGAACGCGAAGAACGTGAGGCCCAAGAGCGTCGCGAACGAGAAGAACGCGAAGCTCAAGAACGCCGCGATCGGGAAGCCCAAAAAGAACGCGATCGGCGCGAAGCTGAAAAGCGTGAAAAAGAACGGAAAGAAAACGAAGACTCCGGCCCCGCCTCCGGTGCTGCCGGCGCCATCGCCTGGGCCAAAAAACGTATCGGCGTGCCCTACGTGTGGGGCGGCGCCTCCGACTCCGGCTACGACTGCTCCGGCCTAATGCAAGGCGCCTGGCGATCGCAAGGAGTCTACCTGCCGCACTCATCCCGCTCACAATACTTCTCCGGAAAGAAAATTCCGCTCAACAGCGCCAAACCAGGCGACCTCCTCTTCTGGTCCTGGAACGGCTCATCCGGCGGTATCTTCCACGTCGCCATGTTCCTCGGTGAAGGACGCATGATCGAAGCACCCGTGCCGGGACAAACCGTCACCATCACCTCGGTTCGCTACCGTCGCATCATGCCCTACGCCGTTAGAGTCAACTAA
- the dacB gene encoding D-alanyl-D-alanine carboxypeptidase/D-alanyl-D-alanine-endopeptidase, with amino-acid sequence MRSPALIPVTLTAALAASALVYVGLDIADVAPGILTTQPAAQADPPPAPPAADDLGPKDPVDLAAAKKAPLPNQDKLKAALAELEKTVKAAKGRLGVQISDLATGKSQLSFHAGDAITPASTTKLYTSTAVLANLDVNKRFQTATYVKNGTVYLKSDGDLMLAPDKGDKHSTMGYAGLGDLAQQTAKALRGKYDSVEVKVDDTAITGPERNPVWGPQDTQNYAGNVTDMAIYQGRPDPNVPKGFNQNPQAEAASKFAAALKNAGINVRGQVGFEKVPDGADELAKVQSDTWAKQLQYLGKTSDNTLSEQFCRILAAKLGAPANFAPAAAAMTKNLADAGVDMKNVKLNDCSGLNADNKTTAASLVSLLRHDLTGKDRKLYGIVDDLPVAAWDGTLGNRQIDTASAGQVRAKTGSLSGVRSLAGIARTNAGRDLVFAVLIDNCEPGAVHIVRNAIDKFMAQVVEA; translated from the coding sequence TTGCGTTCACCAGCACTGATCCCCGTCACTTTGACCGCCGCCCTAGCGGCCAGTGCCCTGGTTTACGTGGGACTCGACATTGCCGACGTGGCCCCCGGCATCCTCACCACCCAACCGGCCGCCCAAGCTGACCCGCCGCCGGCCCCGCCAGCAGCAGACGACCTCGGCCCCAAGGACCCAGTCGACCTAGCAGCCGCGAAAAAAGCGCCACTACCAAACCAAGACAAACTCAAAGCCGCCCTCGCGGAACTAGAAAAAACCGTCAAAGCCGCCAAAGGTCGCCTCGGGGTACAAATCAGTGACCTAGCCACCGGCAAATCGCAACTCTCCTTCCACGCCGGCGACGCCATCACCCCGGCCTCCACCACCAAGCTCTACACCTCCACCGCGGTACTAGCGAACCTCGACGTCAACAAGCGCTTCCAAACCGCCACCTACGTTAAAAACGGCACCGTCTACCTCAAGAGCGACGGCGACCTCATGCTCGCTCCCGACAAAGGCGACAAACACTCTACCATGGGATACGCCGGCCTGGGCGACCTCGCCCAACAAACCGCCAAAGCGCTCCGCGGCAAATACGACAGCGTCGAAGTAAAAGTCGATGACACTGCCATCACCGGTCCCGAGCGCAACCCCGTCTGGGGTCCTCAAGACACCCAAAACTACGCCGGTAACGTCACCGACATGGCCATCTACCAAGGACGTCCCGACCCCAACGTCCCCAAAGGATTCAACCAAAACCCGCAAGCCGAAGCCGCCTCCAAATTCGCGGCCGCCCTCAAAAACGCGGGAATCAACGTGCGCGGCCAAGTCGGCTTCGAAAAAGTACCCGACGGAGCCGACGAACTCGCCAAAGTCCAATCAGACACCTGGGCAAAACAACTGCAATACCTGGGCAAAACCTCCGACAACACCCTGTCTGAACAATTCTGCCGCATCCTCGCCGCCAAACTCGGCGCCCCCGCAAACTTTGCTCCCGCCGCCGCAGCCATGACCAAAAATCTTGCCGATGCCGGCGTCGACATGAAAAACGTCAAACTCAACGATTGCTCCGGCCTCAACGCCGACAACAAAACCACTGCCGCCTCCCTCGTCTCACTACTCAGACACGATTTAACCGGTAAAGACCGCAAACTCTACGGCATCGTCGACGACCTACCCGTGGCTGCCTGGGACGGTACCCTCGGGAACCGACAAATCGACACCGCCTCCGCCGGACAAGTCAGAGCCAAAACCGGCTCCCTCTCCGGGGTGCGTTCCCTCGCCGGAATCGCCCGCACCAACGCCGGCCGCGACCTCGTATTCGCTGTCCTCATCGACAACTGCGAACCAGGGGCCGTGCACATTGTTCGCAATGCCATCGACAAGTTCATGGCGCAGGTGGTAGAAGCATGA
- the tilS gene encoding tRNA lysidine(34) synthetase TilS: protein MTARPPISDVIGPNPTGAVRRVSLAIRQSLLRVSRDGQPQYAVVACSGGPDSMALAALTIDVAASLKIPVHTVTIDHQIRPESSIEAEQVAATMRRLGAANASVVKVNLAAASRYGDASSGPEGSARNARHAALERECRVLARAENARVYLLYGHTMDDQAETVLLGLGRGSGLRSLAGMKLVAPPDDADQHQPWKLRPLLSVRRTDTELVCKHLGLPAVNDPTNAADGPWRCADGSALRRAAVREFALPALAGALGKDPAPALLRTAWQMQRDNECLDQIAEALLADAECEVHDSTYTGRRAKVDLDIEKLTNLHEAIVSRIVRLAALQAGANASALNSTQIDAMTALVLQYRGQGPVYLPGGVVAARVRLDPPTPHGTPGLAQYDASAAIRLSFS, encoded by the coding sequence ATGACCGCCCGACCACCCATCAGTGACGTCATCGGCCCCAACCCCACCGGGGCAGTGCGTCGCGTCTCGCTGGCAATCCGCCAAAGCCTGCTACGAGTTTCCAGAGACGGACAACCCCAATATGCGGTCGTGGCCTGTTCCGGCGGACCCGACTCCATGGCCCTTGCCGCGCTGACCATTGATGTGGCCGCCTCCCTGAAAATCCCGGTCCACACCGTCACCATCGACCACCAAATCCGCCCCGAATCCAGTATCGAGGCCGAACAAGTGGCCGCCACCATGCGCCGGCTCGGAGCCGCCAACGCCTCAGTGGTCAAAGTCAACCTGGCGGCAGCTAGCCGCTATGGTGATGCCTCCTCCGGCCCCGAGGGGAGCGCCCGCAATGCCCGCCATGCCGCCCTCGAAAGAGAATGCCGCGTCCTCGCCCGCGCCGAAAATGCGCGAGTCTACCTGCTTTACGGTCACACCATGGATGACCAAGCCGAAACCGTTCTGTTGGGATTGGGTCGAGGATCAGGGCTGCGCTCACTCGCCGGCATGAAACTCGTCGCCCCACCAGATGACGCCGACCAACACCAGCCGTGGAAACTACGGCCACTCCTGTCCGTGCGTCGCACCGACACCGAACTCGTTTGCAAGCACCTAGGATTGCCCGCCGTCAACGACCCAACTAACGCCGCCGACGGGCCCTGGCGCTGTGCCGATGGTTCCGCCCTGCGCCGAGCTGCCGTCCGCGAATTCGCTTTGCCTGCCCTAGCTGGCGCCCTCGGCAAAGATCCCGCCCCCGCCCTACTACGCACCGCTTGGCAGATGCAACGCGACAACGAGTGCCTGGACCAGATCGCCGAAGCACTCCTAGCGGATGCGGAATGCGAAGTCCACGACTCCACCTACACTGGGCGGCGAGCCAAAGTCGACCTCGACATCGAAAAGCTCACCAACCTGCACGAGGCCATCGTCTCGCGGATTGTGCGACTAGCGGCGCTCCAAGCTGGGGCTAATGCCTCCGCCTTGAACTCCACTCAGATCGATGCCATGACCGCCCTCGTTCTGCAATACCGTGGACAGGGGCCCGTCTACCTGCCTGGGGGAGTCGTTGCCGCCCGAGTTCGCCTCGACCCGCCAACCCCGCACGGCACCCCCGGCCTGGCCCAATATGACGCCTCCGCCGCCATTCGCCTCAGCTTCAGCTAG
- the hpt gene encoding hypoxanthine phosphoribosyltransferase, whose protein sequence is MDPRDCKDELAEILITEEEMQERLAEMAQQISADYAGKNLLLVGVLKGAIMVMADLSRKIAIPVEMDWMAVSSYGSGTKSSGVVRILKDLDTDLAGRHVLIVEDIIDSGLTLSWLVRNLENRGAASVKIAAALRKKEAAKVEVDVEYLGFDIPNDFVVGYGLDYAEKYRTLPCVAKLSPHVYEK, encoded by the coding sequence ATGGACCCTCGCGACTGTAAAGACGAACTAGCAGAAATCCTGATCACAGAAGAAGAAATGCAGGAACGGCTGGCAGAAATGGCACAGCAAATTTCTGCCGACTATGCCGGGAAAAACCTGCTACTCGTGGGCGTCCTCAAAGGGGCCATCATGGTTATGGCTGACCTCTCCCGTAAGATTGCTATCCCCGTCGAAATGGACTGGATGGCCGTCTCGTCCTACGGTTCCGGCACCAAGTCCTCCGGGGTGGTTCGCATCCTCAAGGACCTCGATACCGACCTTGCCGGCCGCCACGTGCTAATCGTCGAAGACATTATCGACTCGGGCCTAACCCTTTCCTGGCTAGTGCGAAACCTCGAAAATCGTGGGGCCGCCTCGGTAAAGATTGCTGCTGCCCTGCGCAAGAAGGAAGCCGCCAAGGTAGAGGTCGACGTGGAATACCTCGGCTTTGACATCCCGAACGATTTCGTGGTGGGCTACGGCCTCGACTATGCCGAAAAGTACCGCACGCTTCCATGCGTGGCCAAGCTTTCCCCCCACGTTTACGAAAAGTAA
- a CDS encoding zinc-dependent metalloprotease has product MRIEELDEGRWTRWSRRLPFLPTCTWEDSVRWATQIVTPGPAISRAKGRAAVAMLGRTENTLGEQVEELTGLNRELLAEVEVVALDRPKWIVALSHTLRHLINPRPVSSSRPLRSPVRAGAMSALFTAAANRVYGHYDPTVKNGVIYIVTPNVVAAERGDGLDSMDFRRWVVLRTALYAAQFKAAPWLVSYIRTHASLVATKAGAEDLTAVSLPGLLRALRAVDLSEKDDLGALISAAGYDPTLSDPAWAAPANTTASLRRHPRGYTLRPPVKTDENQGANDTQTTEAGQNTTSSIEAQNNGIPNYPAASLATAGNPSVTDASLDESLRQLTILAGILDAYMRVSLEAITPTMFPAIQRIRHATSATPSPIDLVMRAFASALQLPTVRFSSFEARRFIRTIRAEAGLVAPNLMFKCPQNLPTAAELADPHLWLVRLGLQKPTDQTGKPPSAQQTRGVK; this is encoded by the coding sequence ATGAGAATTGAAGAACTAGACGAAGGCCGCTGGACCCGCTGGTCACGCCGTCTGCCCTTCCTGCCCACCTGCACTTGGGAAGATTCCGTGCGCTGGGCCACCCAAATCGTCACCCCTGGCCCCGCTATCTCCCGCGCTAAAGGCCGCGCTGCCGTCGCCATGCTCGGTCGGACCGAGAACACCCTCGGGGAACAAGTCGAAGAACTTACCGGCCTCAACCGTGAGCTGCTGGCCGAGGTCGAAGTGGTCGCCCTCGACCGACCCAAATGGATTGTGGCCCTATCCCACACGCTGCGGCACCTGATCAACCCGCGCCCCGTCTCCTCCTCGCGGCCTCTACGCTCGCCAGTGCGCGCCGGCGCCATGTCCGCCCTATTTACTGCCGCCGCCAACCGCGTCTACGGGCACTACGACCCGACCGTCAAAAACGGGGTCATATACATCGTCACCCCCAACGTGGTAGCCGCCGAACGAGGCGATGGCCTCGACAGTATGGACTTCCGTCGCTGGGTTGTACTCCGCACCGCCCTATACGCCGCCCAATTCAAAGCGGCCCCCTGGCTGGTCAGTTACATCCGCACCCACGCCTCTCTAGTGGCCACCAAAGCCGGAGCAGAAGATCTCACCGCCGTGTCCCTCCCAGGACTGCTACGTGCCCTGCGAGCCGTCGACCTCTCCGAAAAAGACGACCTCGGAGCCCTAATCAGCGCGGCCGGCTACGACCCAACCCTTTCCGACCCGGCTTGGGCCGCACCCGCTAACACCACCGCCAGCTTGCGCCGCCACCCCCGCGGCTACACCCTACGACCTCCGGTCAAAACCGACGAAAACCAGGGTGCCAACGACACACAAACGACCGAGGCCGGCCAAAACACAACCTCCAGCATCGAGGCGCAAAACAACGGCATCCCCAACTATCCGGCCGCCTCTCTGGCCACCGCCGGCAATCCCTCAGTGACCGACGCCAGCCTCGACGAATCTCTGCGGCAGTTGACCATCCTGGCAGGCATCCTCGACGCCTACATGCGTGTCAGCCTCGAAGCGATCACCCCCACCATGTTCCCCGCCATCCAGCGGATCCGGCACGCCACCTCCGCCACCCCCTCACCCATCGACCTGGTCATGCGAGCCTTCGCATCCGCCCTACAACTACCGACCGTGCGCTTCTCCAGCTTCGAAGCCCGCCGCTTCATCCGCACCATTCGGGCCGAGGCCGGGTTAGTCGCCCCCAACCTCATGTTCAAGTGCCCACAAAATCTGCCCACCGCCGCCGAACTCGCCGACCCACACCTATGGCTCGTCCGACTCGGCCTGCAAAAGCCCACCGACCAAACCGGCAAACCGCCCTCGGCCCAGCAAACACGAGGTGTCAAATGA